A single genomic interval of Rhodopseudomonas palustris harbors:
- a CDS encoding outer membrane protein — MRKVTLAAAAVIAASVSTAQAADMGYYRSNAPYTVNQPLNAFSWAGPYLGGNLGYSWGNVTNNITKPSGFSGGVQGGYNWQSGNIVFGLEGDIQFSTADDTFAQYKFSNPWFGTGRGRIGYAMNDVLIYATGGLAFGQLKGQNVFASESHSSAGWTVGAGAEFAFAPKLSAKVEYLYMSLSTSNFFITGMPNGYNAGLVRAGINYHF; from the coding sequence ATGCGTAAAGTTACACTGGCAGCGGCGGCCGTGATCGCCGCAAGCGTGTCGACGGCTCAGGCGGCCGACATGGGTTACTACCGGTCGAACGCGCCCTATACGGTCAATCAGCCGCTCAACGCCTTCAGTTGGGCCGGCCCCTATCTCGGCGGCAACCTCGGCTACTCCTGGGGCAACGTCACCAACAACATCACCAAGCCGTCGGGCTTCTCCGGCGGCGTGCAGGGCGGCTACAATTGGCAGTCCGGCAACATCGTGTTCGGTCTCGAGGGCGACATTCAGTTCTCGACCGCCGACGACACCTTCGCGCAGTACAAGTTCTCGAACCCATGGTTCGGCACCGGCCGCGGCCGCATCGGCTACGCGATGAACGACGTGCTGATCTACGCCACCGGCGGTCTGGCGTTCGGCCAACTCAAGGGCCAGAACGTGTTCGCCTCGGAAAGCCACAGCTCTGCGGGCTGGACGGTCGGCGCTGGCGCCGAGTTCGCCTTCGCTCCGAAGCTGAGCGCCAAGGTCGAGTATCTGTATATGAGCCTGTCGACCAGCAACTTCTTCATCACCGGCATGCCGAATGGCTACAACGCCGGGTTGGTCCGCGCCGGCATCAACTATCACTTCTAA
- a CDS encoding cold-shock protein, producing the protein MAMTGTVKFFNGERGYGFIKPDDGGRDVFVHITAVERAGLKDLTEGQRISFEVEPDKKGKGPKAVNLVISP; encoded by the coding sequence ATGGCAATGACGGGAACGGTGAAGTTCTTCAACGGCGAGCGCGGCTACGGCTTCATCAAGCCTGATGACGGTGGCCGCGATGTGTTCGTACACATTACCGCAGTCGAACGGGCCGGCTTGAAAGACTTGACCGAGGGACAGCGTATTTCATTCGAAGTGGAGCCTGACAAGAAGGGCAAAGGCCCCAAGGCGGTCAACTTGGTGATCTCGCCGTAA
- the pgsA gene encoding CDP-diacylglycerol--glycerol-3-phosphate 3-phosphatidyltransferase, which yields MNNVSTRAPVRGTKTSLTLPNILTYARIAAIPVVVGCIFAQSILGGPLALRWVALAVFIAAAITDFLDGHFARIWDQQSAFGRMLDPIADKLLVASCLLMLAADSIIHGWTLWAAIVILCREILVSGLREYLAALRVSVPVTRLAKWKTTAQLVAIGFLLAGEAGDEVLPFTTEIGVSLLWLSALLTMYTGYDYFRAGIHHLIEEDQA from the coding sequence ATGAACAACGTCTCGACGAGAGCGCCGGTGCGGGGAACGAAGACGTCACTGACGCTTCCGAACATCCTCACCTATGCCCGCATCGCGGCGATCCCGGTGGTGGTCGGCTGCATCTTCGCTCAGTCCATCCTGGGTGGACCGCTGGCGCTGCGCTGGGTGGCCCTGGCGGTGTTCATCGCCGCTGCGATCACCGATTTCCTCGACGGCCATTTCGCCCGGATCTGGGATCAGCAGTCGGCATTCGGCCGGATGCTCGATCCGATCGCCGACAAGCTGCTGGTAGCATCCTGCCTACTGATGCTGGCGGCCGACAGCATCATCCATGGCTGGACGCTGTGGGCCGCGATCGTGATCCTGTGCCGCGAGATCCTGGTGTCGGGCCTGCGCGAATATCTCGCCGCGCTGCGCGTCAGCGTGCCGGTGACGCGGCTGGCGAAATGGAAGACCACCGCGCAGCTGGTCGCGATCGGCTTCCTGCTCGCGGGCGAAGCCGGCGACGAGGTCCTGCCCTTCACCACCGAGATCGGCGTATCGCTGCTGTGGCTGTCGGCGCTGCTGACGATGTACACCGGCTACGACTATTTCCGCGCCGGCATTCACCACCTGATCGAAGAGGATCAGGCATGA
- the uvrC gene encoding excinuclease ABC subunit UvrC codes for MIHDPAEPPAAAAEPPLDTASPDGAAPVADTRPAAGNQDIDAATASLAVEEDDEARLPEVEDEPEAEPAQAGAGPMAVGRSAIARAVRLAPTSPGVYRMLNAERDVLYVGKAKNVKKRLASYARPTGQVLRIARMIALTVEVEVISTTTETEALLLEANLIKQLRPRFNVQLRDDKSFPYILITGDHWAPQILKHRGAQSRPGRYFGPFASAGAVNRTITALQRAFLVRSCTDSFFESRTRPCLLYQIRRCAGPCTGEVDFPGYSELVREATDFLSGRSRAVKELLAAEMEKASGELEFETAALYRDRLAALSAIQSQQGINPRTVEEADVFAIHQDGGYSCVEVFFFRTGQNWGNRAYFPRAEKSFTPAEVLGAFVAQFYDDKPPPKLILLSHEIEEAELLADALCVKAGHKVEITLPKRGEKKELVAHAQTNAREALGRKLADTATQARLLENLATTLGLPKTPQRIEVYDNSHIQGTNAVGAMIVAGPDGFIKNQYRKFNIRSEGLTPGDDYAMMREVLQRRFKRLVTSQAEGDGEAAAKAKPKDDDVPQWPDLVIIDGGRGQLNAAREALSGIGLTDQVTLLGVAKGPDRDAGRETLFLPDRDAIKLEPRDPVLYFIQRLRDEAHRFVIGSHRTLRKKDIREAGLQEIPGIGPTRKRALLLHFGTLKEIERASIADLGKVPGISAESAKRIFEFFHACPD; via the coding sequence ATGATTCATGATCCCGCCGAGCCGCCTGCGGCCGCGGCCGAACCACCGCTCGACACGGCCTCCCCTGACGGCGCTGCGCCCGTCGCGGACACGCGCCCGGCTGCGGGCAACCAGGACATCGACGCGGCGACCGCCTCGCTTGCGGTCGAGGAGGACGACGAGGCGCGGCTGCCGGAGGTGGAGGACGAGCCGGAAGCTGAGCCGGCGCAGGCCGGTGCCGGGCCGATGGCGGTGGGCCGGTCGGCGATCGCGCGCGCGGTGCGGCTCGCCCCGACCTCACCTGGCGTCTACCGGATGCTGAACGCCGAGCGCGACGTGCTCTACGTCGGCAAGGCCAAGAACGTGAAGAAGCGGCTGGCGTCCTACGCCCGCCCCACAGGCCAGGTGCTGCGGATCGCCCGGATGATCGCGCTCACCGTCGAGGTCGAGGTGATCTCCACCACGACCGAGACTGAGGCGCTGCTGCTCGAAGCCAACCTGATCAAGCAGCTCCGGCCGCGCTTCAACGTCCAGCTCCGTGACGACAAGTCGTTTCCCTACATCCTGATCACCGGCGACCATTGGGCGCCGCAGATCCTCAAGCATCGCGGCGCGCAGAGCCGCCCCGGACGGTATTTCGGTCCGTTCGCCTCGGCCGGTGCGGTGAACCGCACCATCACGGCGCTGCAGCGCGCGTTCCTGGTGCGGTCCTGCACCGACTCGTTCTTCGAGAGCCGAACCCGCCCCTGCCTGCTCTATCAAATCCGGCGGTGCGCCGGCCCGTGCACCGGTGAGGTCGACTTCCCCGGCTACAGCGAGCTGGTGCGCGAGGCGACCGACTTCCTGTCCGGTCGCAGCCGGGCGGTGAAGGAGCTGCTGGCGGCCGAGATGGAGAAAGCGTCGGGCGAGCTCGAATTCGAGACCGCGGCGCTGTACCGCGACCGTCTCGCCGCGCTGTCGGCGATCCAGTCCCAGCAGGGCATCAATCCACGCACCGTCGAAGAGGCCGACGTGTTCGCCATCCATCAGGACGGCGGCTACTCGTGCGTCGAAGTGTTCTTCTTCCGCACCGGCCAGAACTGGGGCAACCGCGCCTACTTCCCGCGCGCCGAGAAGTCGTTCACACCGGCCGAAGTGCTCGGCGCCTTCGTGGCGCAGTTCTATGACGACAAGCCGCCGCCGAAGCTGATCCTGTTGTCGCATGAGATCGAGGAGGCCGAGCTGCTCGCCGACGCGCTGTGCGTCAAGGCCGGCCACAAGGTCGAGATCACGTTGCCCAAGCGCGGCGAGAAGAAGGAACTGGTCGCCCACGCCCAGACCAACGCGCGCGAAGCGCTCGGCCGCAAGCTCGCCGACACCGCCACCCAGGCCCGGCTGCTGGAAAACCTCGCCACCACGCTCGGCCTGCCGAAGACGCCGCAGCGGATCGAGGTGTACGACAACAGCCACATCCAGGGCACCAACGCGGTCGGCGCGATGATCGTCGCCGGCCCGGATGGCTTCATCAAGAACCAGTACCGCAAATTCAACATTCGCTCCGAAGGCCTCACGCCGGGCGACGACTACGCGATGATGCGCGAGGTGCTGCAGCGGCGGTTCAAGCGGCTGGTGACCTCACAGGCCGAAGGCGACGGCGAAGCCGCCGCGAAGGCCAAGCCGAAGGATGACGATGTTCCGCAGTGGCCCGACCTCGTGATCATCGACGGCGGCCGCGGCCAGCTCAACGCCGCGCGCGAAGCATTGTCCGGCATCGGCTTGACCGACCAGGTCACCCTGCTCGGCGTCGCCAAGGGCCCGGACCGCGACGCCGGGCGCGAAACACTGTTCCTGCCGGACCGCGACGCGATCAAGCTCGAGCCGCGCGACCCTGTGCTGTATTTCATCCAGCGGCTGCGCGACGAGGCGCATCGTTTCGTGATCGGGTCGCATCGTACGCTGCGCAAGAAGGACATCCGCGAGGCCGGCCTGCAGGAGATCCCCGGCATCGGCCCGACGCGCAAGCGAGCGCTGCTGCTGCATTTCGGCACGTTGAAAGAAATCGAGCGGGCGTCGATCGCCGATCTCGGCAAAGTTCCAGGCATCAGCGCCGAGAGCGCCAAGCGAATCTTCGAGTTTTTCCATGCCTGTCCGGACTGA
- a CDS encoding 23S rRNA (adenine(2030)-N(6))-methyltransferase RlmJ, translating to MNYRHAFHAGNFADVIKHLVLVRILTYLHDKPAAFRVVDTHAGAGLYDLTSEEARRGGEWATGIARVLQARFSDEAYALIAPYLDIVRAFNPQRDMTAYPGSPLIARALLRPQDSLVACELEPVARKQLIAALRHDPQGRVVDLDGWTGLTAYVPPKERRGLVLIDPPFERKDEFEQMAAKFAAAHAKWPTGVYLLWYPVKNRRATEALAAAVAETAAAGGEGKCLRLEFSVAPQQSDGPLTSTGLLIVNPPWTLADELRTVLPELERPLGLGGVGRYRLEFPKS from the coding sequence ACGTCATCAAACACCTCGTGCTGGTCCGCATCCTGACGTACCTGCACGACAAACCGGCCGCCTTCAGGGTGGTCGATACCCACGCCGGTGCCGGCCTGTACGACCTGACCAGCGAGGAGGCCCGCCGGGGCGGCGAATGGGCGACCGGGATCGCCCGGGTGCTGCAGGCGCGGTTTTCCGACGAGGCCTACGCGCTGATCGCGCCCTATCTCGATATCGTCCGGGCGTTCAACCCGCAGCGCGACATGACCGCCTACCCAGGCTCGCCGCTGATCGCCCGCGCCCTGCTCCGCCCCCAGGACAGCCTGGTGGCCTGCGAGCTCGAGCCGGTGGCGCGCAAGCAGCTGATCGCGGCGCTGCGCCACGATCCGCAGGGCCGGGTGGTGGATCTCGACGGCTGGACCGGACTCACCGCTTACGTGCCGCCGAAGGAGCGGCGCGGGCTGGTGCTGATCGACCCGCCGTTCGAGCGCAAGGACGAGTTCGAGCAGATGGCCGCCAAGTTCGCCGCCGCCCACGCCAAGTGGCCGACCGGCGTGTATCTGCTGTGGTACCCGGTCAAGAACCGCCGCGCCACCGAGGCGCTGGCCGCTGCGGTGGCCGAGACTGCCGCCGCGGGCGGCGAAGGCAAATGCCTGCGGCTGGAGTTCAGCGTCGCCCCACAACAGTCGGACGGGCCGCTGACATCGACCGGGCTGCTGATCGTCAATCCGCCCTGGACGCTGGCCGATGAACTGAGAACCGTTCTCCCCGAGCTGGAGCGTCCGCTCGGCCTCGGTGGGGTCGGTCGTTACCGCCTCGAATTCCCGAAGTCCTGA